A window from Trinickia violacea encodes these proteins:
- a CDS encoding GNAT family N-acetyltransferase, which produces MLDGKAESCRFRHDENDSTLHLAVYRNERIVAVATICQESLPGSERHDEWRLRGVAVEARLRGYGLGRLLVKLCLDHAQNEGGRLAWCTARESARGFYETLGFASSAPPFQLPSRGDVLFHEMHYVLPVEAVSKTG; this is translated from the coding sequence TTGCTGGACGGCAAGGCCGAATCGTGCCGCTTCCGCCACGACGAAAACGACTCGACCTTGCATCTGGCGGTCTACCGCAACGAGAGGATCGTTGCGGTCGCAACCATATGCCAGGAATCGCTGCCCGGCTCCGAGAGGCACGATGAGTGGCGACTGCGCGGGGTTGCCGTCGAAGCGAGGTTGCGGGGCTATGGTTTGGGCCGGCTCCTGGTCAAGCTGTGTCTCGACCACGCGCAGAATGAGGGCGGGCGGCTCGCTTGGTGTACGGCGAGAGAGTCCGCGCGCGGTTTCTACGAGACGCTGGGATTCGCCTCTTCCGCGCCGCCATTTCAACTGCCGTCGCGCGGCGACGTGCTTTTCCACGAAATGCACTACGTTCTGCCGGTCGAGGCCGTATCGAAAACCGGCTGA